In a genomic window of Zonotrichia leucophrys gambelii isolate GWCS_2022_RI unplaced genomic scaffold, RI_Zleu_2.0 Scaffold_1772_8845, whole genome shotgun sequence:
- the LOC135442178 gene encoding uncharacterized protein LOC135442178 gives MLLSFIILDNDMLMPGPITMQLLEALLPLFDHEKEKKALKTPLRQSLLPLFFHCHDEKRLVAQASQETLLGVAEFLKRRDLERLVKRQNLWMFSECLLAEDRSRAAEHLRRALPYLRSPQESLRAAAIRFMGMAGRHLRGKKEELQLICTALEPLTEDISSGVSDVALETLYVLRALQSERYSLFQRLQDQLRRAWRTRPRLAGLGWLRCCSSAES, from the exons ATGCTCCTCAGCTTTATCATTTTGGACAATGACATGCTGATGCCTGGCCCCATCACAATGCAGCTGCTTGAGGCGCTCCTGCCACTCTTTGACCAC gaaaaggaaaaaaaggccctGAAGACACCCCTGcgccagagcctgctgcccctcttcttccactgccaTGATGAGAAGCGGCTTGTGGCACAG gcttctCAGGAAACGCTGCTTGGTGTGGCCGAGTTCCTGAAGAGAAGGGATCTTGAAAGACTGGTGAAGAGGCAGAATCTGTGGATGTTCAGCGAGTGTCTG ctggcagaggacaggagccgagcggccgagcacctgcgccgGGCCCTGCCCTACCTGCGGAGCCCACAGGAGTCCCTGCGAGCAGCGGCCATCAGGTTCATGG gcatggccgggcggcacctgagggggaagaaggaagagctgcagctgatctgcactg CCCTTGAACCCCTGACAGAGGACATCAGCAGTGGCGTGTCGGACGTGGCACTAGAAACACTGTATGTCCTCCGGGCACTGCAGAGTGAGCGATATTCCCTCTTCCAGAGGCTGCAAGATCAGCTCCGCAGGGCATGGAGGACACGGCCTCGTCTGGCGGGGCTCGGCTGGCtgcgctgctgcagctctgcagagagctga